The Tubulanus polymorphus chromosome 1, tnTubPoly1.2, whole genome shotgun sequence genome contains a region encoding:
- the LOC141913993 gene encoding uncharacterized protein LOC141913993, translating to MQIYATGVKNGDKMMSSSKNCRCKVSRDVGTNPKYGSGSLAEARPCTPCRCMVERDVVKSRSLQSIPKGELIDGYTQTTPSIEGDDTNYDLSDLIFSEEPPNDTDVTYIDDKTGAMKLHRKAGTRIPNTVSDGYTSGYASSLGTYKDKSDIDSLLKPDIRVTDYTTPSNTRSYGSGNPSATRMSYLSPDYVPNETTNGHYTDPYKISNTSISATDRYLNKSSDSKPYSSDRNLNKDYGSNYGNAYTGPSCHDYLKAYNLDGTEPKYNYKLKDSLSPRNVHYASDDLANQSRYVGTSSRLRPASSMPDLSPRDARSYSGIPDVGISGYSSNASLSSPPKYGYVRGISSLYEPVKQRHSQPDRSNSAYTRSSPTGRPPIPRRPPSTPSSRIPAKYDISSKTFLGKPSIPNYSRPTNYRFPTRTNYSSDSYQPPRSPSPSPHSYDGYRSQPGYKSTLSRPYESDYDLASRYTPKTVPTGSYIGPSKWRSVPDLHSDGIFNILTTSNAWLHKIQDTLDAGTQTKPGTTNGHYRERVVTPSTSLPRNTRPKYGSCTMPRTYATTQTENSTSLPPQSVDNDNINELKELFDILDRNKDGKLTRTEINAAKPSLVYKANRRFLEDILDCLRMTHKTYITFAELMRFYLTSARHLAEEYRAIQKTFKWLDPTGKGFIGENDLRYLAAEHGIFLTSRATRQVIREADIDQDGVVTFDDFVYIMLKAKLTGDED from the exons ATGCAAATCTACGCTACTGGTGTGAAAAACGGTGATAAAATGATGTCTTCGAGTAAAAATTGTCGCTGTAAAGTGTCTCGTGACGTCGGCACGAATCCGAAATATGGTTCTGGATCGTTAGCCGAAGCGCGACCTTGTACTCCGTGTCGTTGTATGGTTGAAAGAGATGTCGTGAAGTCACGATCCTTGCAGTCAATACCAAAAGGAGAACTCATCGACGGTTATACGCAAACCACTCCATCGATCGAAGGCGATGACACTAACTACGATTTGTccgatttgatattttccgaGGAGCCTCCTAACGATACTGACGTAACCTACATCGACGATAAAACGGGTGCTATGAAACTTCACCGTAAAGCCGGAACAAGAATTCCGAACACAGTTTCGGATGGCTATACGTCTGGTTACGCATCGTCTCTCGGTACCTACAAGGATAAATCAGATATCGATTCGTTACTGAAACCAGATATCAGGGTTACAGATTATACAACTCCTTCAAATACAAGAAGTTACGGCAGTGGAAATCCGAGCGCAACCAGAATGTCCTATCTATCGCCTGATTATGTACCGAATGAAACGACTAACGGACATTACACCGATCCCTATAAGATTTCTAATACATCAATATCGGCTACTGATAGATATCTGAACAAATCAAGTGATTCCAAACCATATTCTTCCGATCGTAATCTAAATAAAGACTATGGTTCTAACTATGGCAACGCATACACTGGTCCTAGCTGCCATGATTATCTGAAAGCATACAATCTCGATGGGACTGAACCTAAGTATAATTACAAACTGAAAGATAGCCTGTCTCCCAGAAATGTACATTATGCTTCTGATGACTTGGCAAATCAATCCAGATACGTTGGTACCAGTTCACGTTTGAGACCCGCTTCCTCCATGCCCGACCTCAGCCCAAGAGATGCGAGGAGTTATTCAGGTATTCCAGATGTTGGTATATCTGGATATTCAAGTAATGCCTCTCTTTCGAGCCCTCCGAAATACGGATACGTCAGGGGTATTAGTTCACTGTACGAACCGGTAAAACAACGTCATTCACAACCAGATAGAAGTAATTCAGCATATACACGCAGCTCTCCGACTGGTCGTCCACCAATACCGAGAAGACCACCATCGACACCTTCGTCAAGAATTCCTGCCAAGTATGACATCAGCTCGAAAACATTCCTCGGAAAACCAAGCATTCCAAACTATTCTCGTCCGACGAATTATCGTTTTCCAACTCGTACAAATTATTCTAGCGATTCTTATCAACCTCCGCGAAGTCCCTCTCCATCACCGCACAGTTATGACGGCTACCGTTCACAACCAGGATATAAATCTACGCTATCGAGGCCTTACGAATCCGACTACGATTTGGCATCCAGATATACGCCTAAAACTGTACCTACTGGCTCGTATATAGGACCATCGAAATGGCGCTCTGTCCCCGATTTACACAGTGATGGTATATTTAACATATTGACGACATCGAACGCCTGGTTGCATAAAATCCAAGACACGTTAGATGCTGGAACGCAAACAAAACCGGGAACAACAAATGGTCACTACAGAGAGAGGGTGGTAACACCATCCACAAGTCTTCCTAGAAATACAAGACCAAAGTATGGCAGCTGTACCATGCCCAGGACATACGCAACAACGCAGACTGAAAACTCTACTTCACTGCCACCGCAATCAGTCGATAACGACAACATCAACGAATTGAAGGAACTATTCGATATTCTAGACAGGAATAAAGATGG GAAACTGACGCGAACTGAAATTAACGCGGCTAAACCGTCACTAGTTTACAAAGCCAACAGGAGATTCCTCGAGGACATTTTAG ATTGTTTACGAATGACTCACAAAACGTACATAACCTTCGCGGAATTGATGAGATTTTATCTAACATCAGCCAGACATTTAGCCGAGGAATATCGCGCTATTCAAAAG ACATTCAAATGGCTCGACCCAACGGGAAAAGGCTTTATCGGCGAAAACGATTTACGCTATTTGGCAGCTGAACACGGAATCTTCTTGACATCAAGAGCTACACGGCAAGTGATCAGAGAAGCAGATATCGATCAGGACGGTGTTGTCACATTTGATGACTTCGTATATATAATGCTGAAAGCGAAGTTAACCGGGGATGAAGATTAG